Below is a window of Lawsonibacter asaccharolyticus DNA.
TGCCGCAGCTCCGGCTGAACAACCGACTCCGACTCTCTCTTCGCTTGGACAGGGCGGAGAGCAGCTGCTCAATGGTGGCGGTGGTGGTCATCCTCCGGCTGAGACTCCTACCCCGGAGCGTATCGATGGGGACGGGTTCCACAAGGAGCCGGAATACAATGGCCCGGCCCGTGGCAAGTCTGACCTGGAAAACAGGCTTCCAAACTAACGCATCTACCCATAGCAAAAGCCCCCGTCCGATGGACGGGGGCTTTCTTTGTCTATTCAGGATACCAGGGCGACCAGTGTCTGCTGCTTCTTATTATAAGTAATCAACAGCTTCTCCTTTGCCCGGGTCACTGCCACATAGAGAAGTCGGTGCTCTTCCTCATTGGCAGGCTTGAACTTCTTGAGGGACAGGAGGACGACAGGCCACTCAAGACCCTTGGCGGAGTGGACAGTGATCAGATTGACGGCGTCTGCGTCCTCGTGGGCGGTAGATTTGGTCTCCTTGATCTTATACTCCTTGTACTTCACACAGTACCGGAAAATTTCACCGGCCGTGTGGAAGCCCTTAGTCATGATATCCTCGGCGAATGCCTTGGCAATGTAATCCTCGCAGGCATCCTGGATCATCCCCGTAAACAGGGCAATCCGCTCTGCCTCGCTGCCAAGTTCATCATATTTCTTACCCAGCTCCTCAGCGTCCTTCTTCAGGGCGTCCGCATCGAATGGGTCGCCGCCCAAGCTCTTGCGGTACAAGGCTAGACTCAGCGTATCCTCGTGGTTGAGCAGGAAGGAAGCCAGCCCAATGATGGCCTTCACATATGGGGCGTCCCCGATGACCTCTGGAACCCGGAGAATGGTGGGAATACCGGCATCTTCCATTTCCTTCTGGACTGCGATCAGTTCAGACTTGGTACGGCAGAGAACTGCGATGTCACGCGGCTTTACGCCGTCCCGAAGCAGCTTTTTGGTCTGCTTCACATACAGCTCCCGCTCGGCATCCGCCTTCTCGATGTCCATGAGGACAGGGGCGATGCCCTCCTCCTTACGGTGGGCCTTGATGACCTTTGCGATCCGGGCCTCGCGGCTGAGGATGCGGTTGGCCATCTCGATGATGGGCGACTGACTGCGGAAGTTGTCCTCCAGCGGAATGTCTACCATGCCAGGGAAATAGTCGCTGAATTTGATCAGATTCTCAGGCGTGGCATCGCGGAAACCATAGATGGCCTGCAGCTCGTCACCGACTACCACGATACTCTCCAGCTCCTTGGCGGCCTTGGCCATCTCCAGGATGAGGGAAATCTGGTTGCCGTTACTGTCTTGGAATTCGTCCACCACAATGTGGTGGTAGGGGAGGTCCTCGAACACGCCGAACGCCTTTAGCTTGAGGATGAGCCGCAGCTGATCCTCATAGTCAATCTTATTCAGCTCTACCAACTTGGCATTATACGCTTCATAAATAGCCAGCAGTTCCTTGGCCCGCGGTTTCATGTCCATGGTCACCATCTTCTCCACCTGATCGACCGTTTCCACATGGTTGGCCTTCAGTGAATCGATGATGCGCCCAATCTGGACAACGGCGCCACAGGCGTTGGGCAGGTCCAGGAAGGGGTTGCGGTAGTCGATGGGCAGTGTGCGGTGGGAATCCAGCAAATTCACAATGATATCCTTCTTCAGGATCTCATCCACCAGCTGCGGCGCCTCCGTGAACCCCAGCTTTGCATAGTGGGTATCCAGGAGCTCCTGCCCGAAGCTGTTGAAGGTCCGGACGACGATCTTATCGGTCTCAATGTTCAGGTCCTTCAGGGTGCTGCCGCATGCGTAGCGGTGCAGGCGGGACTTCATCTCCCCACACGCCTTGTCGGTGAAGGTGATCATCAGGATCTGCTCGGGCTTGCACCCCTCCTCAATGAGGCGCAGGGTGCGCAGGGTGACGATGGTCGTCTTGCCGGAACCGGCAACCGCATTGACCCGGCATTCACCCGATTCAAACTCGACAAACCGGCGTTGGCTGGGCGTCATATGGATGCTGTCCAGCGGTTTTTCCTCCACGGTGGGCTTTTCCTCCAGGCTTCGCTTGACGAACTCCGTGTGGCAGAGGTCCTTATAGATGCAGTCATAGCACTCACGCTCATCGTCAGTGCAGAGGGCCACATCCGGCTTCTGACCGGACAGCTCCTTCGCTAACGCCGTCTCCTCACCAATGGTGAAGTGGTGGTTGATGATGTTGGAGCCCAGCCGGCTCTCGAAGGTCGACTCCAGGCTGCGGGAAGTGTCCAGGGACGACTTCAGGTAGTAGAAGCTGCCGAACACTGGCTTGCCGGTAATACCCAGCTTGGCCGCCTCAGCCTCGCCAGTCCGCTGCAGAGCCAGCAGATCAGGGTTCTTCTCCACCGGCGTCTTGCGGGAACGATAGCTCATCTCCGGCTGCTTATAGAGATACCGGATGCACTCCAGAGCTGTGCCGCGGTCAATGAGCCGATGGGCAGAAACACTGTGGTCGTCGCCCATGACCTTGACCTTGTTCACGAAGTTCTCGGCCAGGATCTTGTTCTTCTGCCGGCGCTCAAACTCCAGATATCTCCAGAGCAGGACCTCCATGCGCTCCCGCTCCGCCTCAGCCTCAAATGGCAGCAGACGGTCGGCCTTGGCGTCGAAGGCGTCACGAATACGCTTCCGGAGCGCTGCCTCTCCAGTGGAGAAAGGAGAGCTCAGAAGGACATCCTTTACAATACCGCGCAGAATGCCGGCCTTGATGATACCAGAGTCGACGGCCGTACGCAAATAGGCCTTGCGAGGGCAGCTACGAATATCCGAGATAGACATAAGTTCATTTCCTCCTTTAGTCTTATATATGTCTCCATAAATTGGGGTGCTGATCAAATAGTATGCCAAACGCATAAAAGTCATTCTGACAGGGGGCGAGTAGCAGCCTTGCAGGGGAGTGGGACCTAGTTGTTTGCATTACGGGTCGTTAGAAGGATCTTTTTTACAGGAGAAACCTCCCGGTGATTTTTTTTCGCTTACCCACCAGCCTGGCAACCTCGCACATGGTCCGTGAGGCTTGCTGGCTAAAATTGTTGTACGCAACGGCGGAGTAGTTCGCCGTTTACAACAACAGAGAGGCGTGATAGTCGGCCAGAGCGGGGCAAGCGGAGACCCCGGCGGAATCTCTCCTGCGGCTCTGCCTACGAAAACCTGTCCAACAGGTATGTAGGGCAGAAACTATGTGGTAAAAAAGACTGTTACTTCGCCTCCCTTGGGAATGAATCCTGTGCAGTCTGCATAATACATAGGCACGAGCGTCCACAAGAAAGGAAAGGAGTTATATGATGGGCAAACAATATGTAAACGAGCTAAACAAGGCTATCTACAACTCACCCGTCCTGGCCCGATCGGAGATTTTGTCATCTCGCAAGGAGACCCTGTTCGATACCATCGAGGGATGCTTCGTCCGGGCTGGATTGCTGGATACGCTGGCCCGGGAGATGGAACTGCAGATCCTCAAGGGCGACTTCTCCGCCATGCAGCTGCCGCCCTACCAGGAGCCGGCGCATCGCCCGCTGATGCCCGGAGCTCGGCGGAAGGAGGAAGAACGGCGTGCCCGCTACAAGTGGGCCCAGGATCGACTACTGGCTGCCCAGCAGATGTGCCAGCAGCGGTGGGAGGACGGCTGGTCCATGGCCGAGATCCTCATGATGGAACGGGCTATCTAAGAGCGGCAGCCTCACGGACTATGCATAGGCTCCGAAAGGAGCCGGCTCCGACAAGTGCTCAAGGCAAAAAAAAAGACCCCCTGCCTGTTTTCTTCACTAGAAAAGATCCGGCACCTTCAGTAGCAAAAATGAGGGTCCTGAAATCTGCATAGGATAGGGCAGGAATCCAATCCAAGGAGATTGCGCAATTAAAAGGAGGAGTTATTCATGTGTAGGGAGTATATCGAACAGCTCAACCACCTCATCAGCATTGCGCCTCATCTGGCATATGCGGAGATCAAAACCTGCAGGCGGGACACGCTCATTGATGAGATCGAAAGCTCCATCCGTCTGGCAGGGCTTCCGGACTACCGCGCTCGGGACATCGCCATCGGGGTCATCAAGGGCGACCTGATGGCATTACGGCTGCCGCCTTTTGTACCAAAGTCAAGGTTCCCGTTCACGCCGGCGGCCTTTCGGGCTGAGCACGACCGGCGTCTCCGGTATGACCGTGCCAGAAACCAGATGATGCGGACGCAGGACTGGTGTCAGCGCCGGTGGAACGAAGGGTGGTCGCTGGCCGAAATCATGATGCAGTCTAAGGCTATGTGATGGGAGGGAAGAACAAATGGCAAAGCTCAAAAATATCAAGCTGGTCTCACTCGGGAAGTACCTCTCCAAGTACGAACTCTCCTATGAGACCAGGGACGGAGGAGAAAAACAATATGAAATGGTTAGCAACAACCGGGAGCTGACGGTCGGCGCCATCGGACAGGGCCAGACAGGCATTGTCCTGCTGGTCTTCGATGCGGCCCGCGAGCACATGCTCCTGGGTATCGAGTTCCGGATGGGCGTAAACTGCCATGTGGTCAATAACATCTCCGGGTTCATCGATACTGGTGAGACTCCGGAGCAGGCAGCCGCCCGGGAGCTGAAGGAGGAAACGGGGCTGGAACTTACCAAGTTCATGGATGTCCTGCCCTTTGCCTTCAGTTGTGCCCCGGTAACCGATATGACCACGGCGCTCATCGTTTGCGAAGCTGCTGGGACCATCGCTCCAAGCGACAATCCTAACGAGGAGATCAGCCCAGTCTGGTTCAGCAAAGAACAGCTGCGGGCGATGCTCAAGGACCCATGCGTCCGGTTTGCCGGCCGTACTCAGGCGCTCGCGTATATGTGGTGCTTCCAGAACAGCTAATGCTGTCAAAAGACAGGCCTGCCGCATGGCAGACCTGTCTTTCTTTGCCCGAAATACGAACGAGGCCACTTGCATAGAATAGTTTTAGATTCCAATTTGGGGTCGGAATACATAGGAAAGATTTCTGGAAGGAGGTATATCTGTTGGAGGAAACACTGACCTGCCAATGGTGCGGGGCAACTGGGAGTCTGGACGATTTTGAGCTGGATGAACACAACGGTGAGGGCTTCTGGTGTCCTGACTGTGATGGGTTCACCTACTACGATAAGACCAGGAACCACCTGCGCCGTATCCTGCTCATTCTGGAGCAGAAGGATGGCGGCAAGGCTGATCCAGTCCCCAAAACACCACTGAAGAAGCGGCTGTCGCCACTGCGGTATCCGGGTGGCAAGTCTAAGCTCATCGACTATCTGGCGGCCCAGTTCCGCAAGGAGTCGCTGAAAACCTTTGTGGAGGTTTTTGCTGGCGGCGCCTCTGTGGGCCTGTCGCTGCTGGACGCAGGACTTACCGAGCATCTGGTGATCAACGACACGGACCCGGGCATATATGCCTTTTGGGTTTCGGTCGTTTATCACCCTGAAAAGCTGCTCAAGCGGCTGTCTGGGCCCGACCCTAACCGGGCTGAGTTCCGAAGCTGTCAGCAGATCCTGGATTCCCCCAAGGGCTGGTCCCAGGACGATCTGGCGTGGGCCACGCTGGTGTGCAACCGGCTTGGCTACTCCGGAATTACCAAGGCCTGTGCGATGGGTGGCAAGACTGGCACCCCAGAGCAGCTGCTCTCTCGCTGGAACGCGAATATACTTCAACGGCGGATCCGGCACATTCATGCACTGGCCAGTCAAATTGAGGTCAGCTGCGTGGACGCCGTCGACCTGCTGGAGAACAGCGCCTACTGGGATGAGCAGTCTACCTGTTTCATCGACCCGCCCTATGTGGTGAAAGGAAAAGACCTTTACCGTCGTTGGTACGAGGAAGATGACCACGAGCAGCTTGCCATGATCATCCAGATGCTGTATCAGGGGATGCCGGGAGCCGATATTGTCATCACCTACGATGACTGTCCGCTTATCCGGGACATCTATCCGTATGCAGATGTGACCGTCGTACCAAGAAATTATTCGATCCGGCAGCGCGCCGGATGAGAGGAGAATCTACTATGTCGGAGAAAAGAAAACGCTACCGCTATATCCTGGCTGGGAGCGTCCTTCCGGACGAGCCCGTATCCCACTTCCGCCTGGTGGCGGCAACCAACCTCAAGTTCACATCGGCCCACGGGATGATCCGAATCACCATTCCTGATGACATGAAACTCTCCAAGCTGTCCTGCGACGCCTACTCCACCACCGACGACCCGCGTCCCCTGCGCAGACTGGAGGCCACGCCTCTGGTAAAGGTGGACGGCGTCTGGAGGACATTCGAAAGCCTGTGGCCGAAGTATCCGCCCGGCGAGTGGTACACGGAGCTGCGGAAACAGGGTCTGTACCCGACCTTGTCTGATCGCGGTTACCTGAGGGAAAAGCAGTATCGGGAGTACATCGAAAAGAAAAGAGGAGAAATAACATGAAAAATATCGTTTGCGTTTCGGCCATCGCCAATTTGGCAGCCCACTGCATAATCGCCGTTTATGACAACGGCAGCGGCAAGAAACTGGTCTCCGGCGCCCCTGGCAAGATCCAAAGCTGCCAGTATGCCGACGCCAAGGTCGAATGTATCACCATCGGCCCGGGGAGGATCGATCTGTGGCTGCCCCACGATGAGGTACAGAAATTTCAGAAGGACTAAGGAGGAATTTGTCGTGAGAAGAAATTCCGTCGAGCACCTG
It encodes the following:
- a CDS encoding ADP-ribose pyrophosphatase translates to MAKLKNIKLVSLGKYLSKYELSYETRDGGEKQYEMVSNNRELTVGAIGQGQTGIVLLVFDAAREHMLLGIEFRMGVNCHVVNNISGFIDTGETPEQAAARELKEETGLELTKFMDVLPFAFSCAPVTDMTTALIVCEAAGTIAPSDNPNEEISPVWFSKEQLRAMLKDPCVRFAGRTQALAYMWCFQNS
- a CDS encoding DNA-methyltransferase, translating into MEETLTCQWCGATGSLDDFELDEHNGEGFWCPDCDGFTYYDKTRNHLRRILLILEQKDGGKADPVPKTPLKKRLSPLRYPGGKSKLIDYLAAQFRKESLKTFVEVFAGGASVGLSLLDAGLTEHLVINDTDPGIYAFWVSVVYHPEKLLKRLSGPDPNRAEFRSCQQILDSPKGWSQDDLAWATLVCNRLGYSGITKACAMGGKTGTPEQLLSRWNANILQRRIRHIHALASQIEVSCVDAVDLLENSAYWDEQSTCFIDPPYVVKGKDLYRRWYEEDDHEQLAMIIQMLYQGMPGADIVITYDDCPLIRDIYPYADVTVVPRNYSIRQRAG